Proteins found in one Aquibium microcysteis genomic segment:
- a CDS encoding IS110 family transposase — protein MTDQKQWYAGVDWASQSHHVFLTDGDGRRIGERVFRHGGEGLAEMAAWLTSTSGAPEAGRIRVAIEVPHGPVVETLVERGFAVHAINPKQMDRFRDRFTLAGAKDDSRDAEVMASALRTDARCFRPLAAADPVVVELREWSRMAEGLGAERSRLTNRMREQLWRYFPALLELEDDLGAAWLLDLWETAPTPAKAARIREATIAGLLKRHRIRRFDAAHVLAALRKPPLAVAAGTTEAASAHIDMLVARIRLVNRQLRQAHHQLDALTARLIPAEETEPGQVKQHDVEILASLPGVGRIVLATLLAEAFDALQRRDYAALRSLTGVAPVTKRSGKSCIVIRRQACHDRLANAVYHWARVAIQHDLNSRSKYTALRSRGHSHGRALRSVADRLLNVACAMLKAGTTFDPSRATQKTPC, from the coding sequence ATGACCGATCAGAAACAGTGGTATGCCGGCGTCGACTGGGCGTCGCAGAGCCATCATGTGTTCCTCACGGACGGTGATGGCCGGAGAATCGGCGAAAGGGTCTTCAGGCACGGCGGCGAAGGCCTCGCCGAGATGGCGGCCTGGCTGACGTCGACCAGCGGTGCGCCCGAGGCGGGCCGGATCCGGGTCGCGATCGAGGTGCCGCATGGCCCCGTGGTCGAAACGCTGGTCGAGCGCGGCTTCGCGGTGCACGCCATCAATCCCAAGCAGATGGATCGCTTCCGCGACCGCTTCACCCTCGCCGGCGCCAAGGACGACAGCCGCGACGCGGAAGTGATGGCCTCGGCCCTGCGAACCGATGCCCGGTGCTTCCGGCCGCTCGCGGCCGCCGATCCCGTCGTCGTCGAACTGCGCGAGTGGTCGCGCATGGCCGAGGGTCTCGGTGCCGAGCGCAGCCGGCTGACGAACCGCATGCGCGAGCAGCTCTGGCGCTACTTTCCGGCGCTGCTCGAGCTCGAAGACGATCTCGGCGCCGCGTGGCTGCTCGATCTGTGGGAGACCGCGCCGACGCCGGCCAAGGCCGCGCGCATCCGCGAGGCGACGATCGCCGGGCTTCTCAAGCGCCATCGCATCCGCCGCTTCGATGCCGCCCATGTGCTCGCCGCGCTGCGCAAGCCGCCCCTCGCGGTCGCCGCCGGGACGACCGAGGCCGCCAGCGCCCACATCGACATGCTCGTTGCGCGCATCCGCCTGGTGAACCGGCAGCTCAGGCAGGCCCACCATCAGCTCGATGCCCTGACCGCCCGCCTCATCCCCGCCGAGGAGACCGAGCCGGGGCAGGTGAAGCAGCATGACGTGGAGATCCTCGCATCCTTGCCGGGAGTGGGAAGGATCGTCCTCGCCACGCTGCTTGCAGAAGCCTTCGATGCCCTGCAGCGACGCGACTACGCCGCCTTGCGCAGTCTGACAGGAGTGGCGCCGGTCACCAAGCGGTCGGGCAAGAGTTGCATCGTCATCCGACGACAAGCCTGCCACGACCGGCTCGCCAATGCCGTGTACCACTGGGCGCGCGTCGCCATCCAGCACGACCTCAACAGCCGTTCGAAGTATACCGCCCTTCGAAGCCGAGGTCACAGCCACGGACGCGCCCTGCGCTCCGTCGCCGACCGCCTCCTCAACGTCGCCTGCGCCATGCTGAAGGCCGGAACCACCTTCGACCCATCCCGGGCGACCCAGAAAACCCCTTGCTAG
- a CDS encoding VOC family protein, whose translation MRTTGKLDYIEMPARGGTLDGVKSFYAAAFGWTFTDYGPTYSAFSEGLDGGFDADQAAVSKPLPVLYSDAIEETLVQVQAAGGTILREIFDFPGGRRFHFADPAGNELAVWGPARG comes from the coding sequence ATGCGAACCACCGGCAAGCTCGACTACATCGAGATGCCCGCCCGGGGCGGCACGCTGGACGGCGTGAAATCCTTCTATGCGGCGGCCTTCGGCTGGACCTTCACCGATTACGGGCCGACCTATTCGGCCTTTTCGGAGGGGCTCGACGGCGGCTTCGACGCCGACCAGGCGGCCGTTTCGAAGCCCCTGCCGGTGCTCTATTCCGACGCGATCGAGGAGACGCTGGTGCAGGTGCAGGCCGCAGGCGGGACGATCCTGCGCGAGATCTTCGACTTCCCGGGCGGCCGGCGCTTCCACTTCGCCGACCCGGCCGGCAACGAACTGGCGGTGTGGGGACCGGCTCGCGGATGA
- a CDS encoding thiamine pyrophosphate-requiring protein, with the protein MLEQNQMTAGGAIFTRLKVLGVDYVFANSGTDFPPIIEGLAEAKARGIDLPQALVIPHEHAAMGMAHGYYLISGRPQAVMLHTNVGLSNGATGAINAACEHVPMLIMSGRTPITEKDRFGARTVPIGWGQEMRDQTALVREACKWDYELRFPEQIVELLDRAAAIAESTPKGPVYLSLPRETLCETLPASAIEAPRSMAPVAGAPNPAAVAMAAALLAKAERPLVIAQRGAGDAASFAAFGAWAERWGIAVSSWWATHLAISTEHPCHVGWDPGAALAEADVVVILDSLAPWWPDRHELRDDAKVINIGPDPLFSRFPVRNFRSDVTIAGESALTLPALFAAMEALPRDEAAISARLARLTETSGRTRRALREKAAETARGITKHYVSLCLGQALEGIRSSVFSELGAQLGVISRTERNSWFQEPHSGGLGWSFPCAMGAQLADPDRVCVAVMGDGSYMFANPTACHQIAEALALPVLVIIVNNEEWGAVRASVAGLYPNGYASRANEMPLTALKPSPSFTRTAEASRCWSRRVTDPADLPGAIAGALNVVRFQKRPALLDVAVLPD; encoded by the coding sequence ATGCTCGAACAGAACCAGATGACGGCGGGCGGCGCGATCTTCACGCGGCTGAAGGTGCTGGGCGTCGACTACGTGTTCGCCAATTCGGGCACGGATTTCCCGCCGATCATCGAGGGACTGGCGGAGGCGAAGGCGAGAGGGATCGACCTGCCGCAGGCGCTGGTGATCCCGCACGAGCACGCCGCGATGGGCATGGCGCATGGCTATTATCTGATCTCCGGCCGGCCGCAGGCGGTGATGCTGCACACCAATGTGGGGCTGTCGAACGGCGCGACCGGGGCGATCAACGCCGCCTGCGAGCACGTGCCGATGCTGATCATGTCGGGCCGCACGCCGATCACCGAGAAGGACCGCTTCGGCGCGCGCACCGTGCCGATCGGCTGGGGCCAGGAGATGCGCGACCAGACCGCGCTGGTGCGCGAGGCCTGCAAGTGGGACTACGAGCTGCGCTTTCCCGAGCAGATCGTGGAGCTGCTCGACCGGGCCGCGGCGATCGCCGAATCGACGCCGAAGGGCCCGGTCTACCTGTCGCTGCCGCGCGAGACGCTGTGCGAGACGCTGCCGGCGAGCGCGATCGAGGCGCCGCGCTCGATGGCGCCGGTGGCCGGCGCGCCGAACCCGGCCGCGGTGGCCATGGCCGCGGCGCTGCTGGCGAAGGCCGAGCGGCCGCTGGTGATCGCCCAGCGCGGCGCCGGCGACGCGGCGAGCTTTGCCGCCTTCGGCGCCTGGGCGGAGCGCTGGGGGATCGCCGTGTCGTCCTGGTGGGCGACGCATCTCGCCATCTCGACCGAGCATCCCTGCCATGTCGGCTGGGACCCGGGCGCGGCGCTGGCCGAGGCCGACGTGGTGGTGATCCTGGACAGCCTGGCGCCGTGGTGGCCGGACCGCCACGAACTGCGCGACGACGCCAAGGTGATCAACATCGGCCCCGACCCGCTGTTCAGCCGGTTTCCGGTGCGCAACTTCCGCTCCGACGTGACGATCGCCGGCGAGAGCGCGCTGACGCTGCCGGCGCTGTTTGCCGCCATGGAGGCCCTGCCCCGCGACGAGGCGGCGATTTCGGCGCGGCTGGCGCGGCTGACGGAGACGTCGGGCCGCACGCGGCGGGCGCTGCGCGAGAAGGCGGCGGAGACGGCGCGCGGCATCACCAAGCACTATGTGAGCCTCTGCCTCGGCCAGGCGCTGGAGGGCATCCGCTCCAGCGTGTTCTCCGAGCTCGGCGCGCAGCTCGGCGTGATCAGCCGCACGGAGCGCAATTCCTGGTTCCAGGAGCCGCATTCGGGCGGGCTCGGCTGGAGCTTTCCCTGCGCCATGGGGGCGCAGCTCGCCGACCCCGACCGGGTCTGCGTGGCGGTGATGGGCGACGGCTCCTACATGTTCGCCAACCCGACCGCCTGCCACCAGATCGCCGAGGCGCTGGCGCTGCCGGTGCTGGTGATCATCGTCAACAACGAGGAATGGGGCGCGGTGCGCGCCTCGGTGGCCGGGCTCTATCCGAACGGCTACGCCTCGCGCGCCAACGAGATGCCGCTGACGGCGCTGAAGCCCTCGCCGAGCTTCACGCGGACGGCCGAGGCGAGCCGCTGCTGGAGCCGGCGGGTGACCGATCCGGCCGACCTGCCAGGCGCCATCGCCGGCGCGCTGAACGTCGTGCGCTTCCAGAAGCGGCCGGCGCTGCTGGACGTGGCGGTGTTGCCGGACTAG